A window of Kribbella voronezhensis genomic DNA:
CACCCTCAGCGGTGGCCTGAAGCCGATCCGCCAGGTGATCCTGTCGCTCGGCAGCAACCTCGGTGACCGTGAGGCGAACCTGCAGGGCGCCGTCGACGCCCTGCGGGACACCCCGGACGTCGTGGTCGTCGACGTCTCGCCGGTCTACGAGACCGAGCCGATCGGCGGCCCGGACGAGTCCGGCCCGTACCTGAACATCGTCCTGCTCGCCGACACCACGCTGGCCGTCGAGACGCTGCTGGACCGCGCGCACGCCGTCGAGCAGGCGTTCGGCCGGGAGCGCAGCGTCAAGGGCGCGCCGCGGACGCTGGACGTGGACCTGATCACGTACGGCAAGAAGGAGATCTCCACCGACGAGCTGACCGTGCCGCACCCGCGGGCGCACGAGCGCGCGTTCGTGCTGGCGCCGTGGCTGGACATCGAGTCCGACGCGGTCCTGCCCGGGGTAGGCCCGGTGGCCGACCTGCTCGCCAAGGTGGGGACCGACGGGGTCAAGCGCCTCGACGACCTCACCATCGAGGCGCAGTAGTGGTGTCCGGCGGACCCGGCCCGGAGCGAGCACCCGGAGCCGGCAAGGAGCCGCCGCCCGAGGGTTCGGTCCGGCCGACGTCTCGCCGGCTGCTGGTCGCGATCGCCGTCCTCGGGGCGGCGATCGGCGTCACCATGGTCAAGGCGATCGAGTCCCGCGGCGGCGTCGTACCGACCGTGTCGTGGCTCACGCTGGTCGCCTGGACGTTCCTCGCGTCGCTGCTGTTCGCGGCCGCCCGCAACACCCACCAGCGGATCCAGGTACGCCGCGAACGGATGGAACCGTCGCGTGCCGTCTTCCTCCTGCTGATCGGCAAAGCGAGCGCATTTGTCGGCGCGTTGTGCACCGGCGTTTACGCAGGGTTCGCGTTATCCTTCCTGGACGCGGTGAGTTCCTCGGGTCCCCGGACCCGGGTGATCACAGCCGGTATCGCGGCGGTGATCTCAGTGCTGGTCGTCACGGCCGGATTGCTCCTCGAACGGGCGTGTCGTATCCCCGATGACCCCGAAGACACCCCCTAACATGTCCGTCCATGGGGTCAAGGGGTAGCCGCCGTCGTACCAGGACCACCGTTCTCACGATCGCCAACGCTCTGCTGGTGATCGTCTGCGTGGGCGTCGCCATCGCCTTGTTCTCGCGCAACGACTGGGTCCTGCGAGCAGCCGCGGTCGGCGCCGTCCTGGTCGCCATCGGCGCCTCGGTCCTGATCCGCCACCAGCTCCTGGTCGAGCGCCTGGCCCACTCCGACGACCGCGCCCAGGTCGCCCAGGAGTACTCCCGCATCACCAGCGCCCGCGTCGTCGAGAACGCCGAGTTCGTCGACCTGATGCAACGCCGCCTCGACCGCATCGACGAACGCCTAGACAAGATCGACGAAGAGGTAGCCACCGTCGTAGCCGCCGGCGACAAACACTCCCACGCCGACGCCCCCACCGTCGTAGACCTAAAACTCCGAGGCCTCGCCGCCTCCTGAGCGCGCCGGCCGGCCATGGCAACGGCGTTGGCTGGAAACAAGCTTGCAAATAGCGACTGGAAGTTTCCAGCTAATGGGTCGACAGCGGGCAACTGGGTCCGCAGGTCCTCGCGGCCAGGCGGGGCACTTTGCGGCGTAGTACCTGCACGACCTGTACTGCGGCCTCGCACGGTCGACTGGTGATGTCGAGCCAGCCGTAGCGCAGCGTCGCCTCGGCTCGCAAAGTGGCTCGATTGTCGCGATCGAGATCCTTCCACCGCTTCGCCGGCGTGAGATGGAACCGCCCGTCGAGCTCGACGACCAGGCCGAAGTCCGGGTAGGCGATATCGGTGAACTCACCATCCACCTGTCGCTGGCGGATCCCGGCCGGCAGTCGGTGCGAGCGCTCGACATCGCGGAGATATCGGAGCTCGAGCAGGGAATGCGAACCAGCGGCGACATCTCTCAAGATCGCTCTGAGCTGGCGGCCGTGCCGGTGCCTGCGATGGTCGCCGAGCGTCCGCAGGATCTCGGCCGGATCGACGCGGCCGCTCTGGCAGGCCTCTGCGACAACCGCCGCCGCGTCGTCCAGCGAGCCGGTCAGGCCGACCACCTCGAGTACGGCGTGAGCCGGTGCGCTTCGGAGCGGAGTCGCTGATGCGAGCCGGCTGCTCCACCGGTCGACTCGGTGAATCTTGAGATTCGGCCGCTTGCGGACCCGGCGGTGGAGCGGG
This region includes:
- the folK gene encoding 2-amino-4-hydroxy-6-hydroxymethyldihydropteridine diphosphokinase, with translation MTETPSPHVIDADTLSGGLKPIRQVILSLGSNLGDREANLQGAVDALRDTPDVVVVDVSPVYETEPIGGPDESGPYLNIVLLADTTLAVETLLDRAHAVEQAFGRERSVKGAPRTLDVDLITYGKKEISTDELTVPHPRAHERAFVLAPWLDIESDAVLPGVGPVADLLAKVGTDGVKRLDDLTIEAQ
- a CDS encoding DUF3180 domain-containing protein — its product is MSGGPGPERAPGAGKEPPPEGSVRPTSRRLLVAIAVLGAAIGVTMVKAIESRGGVVPTVSWLTLVAWTFLASLLFAAARNTHQRIQVRRERMEPSRAVFLLLIGKASAFVGALCTGVYAGFALSFLDAVSSSGPRTRVITAGIAAVISVLVVTAGLLLERACRIPDDPEDTP